One Rhododendron vialii isolate Sample 1 chromosome 2a, ASM3025357v1 genomic region harbors:
- the LOC131316541 gene encoding aquaporin PIP1-3-like, which translates to MEGKEEDVKLGANKFSERQPLGTSAQTDKGYKEPPPAPLFEPGELLSWSFYRAGIAEFMATFLFLYITVLTVMGVSRAPNKCASVGIQGIAWAFGGMIFALVYCTAGISGGHINPAVTFGLFLARKLSLTRAIFYIVMQCLGAICGAGVVKGFQPTQYQLLGGGANVVNHGYTKGDGLGAEIVGTFVLVYTVFSATDAKRNARDSHVPILAPLPIGFAVFLVHLATIPITGTGINPARSLGAAIVFNRDHAWDDHWIFWVGPFIGAALAALYHQIVIRALPFTSRA; encoded by the exons ATGGAGGGCAAGGAGGAGGATGTGAAGCTGGGAGCCAACAAGTTCTCAGAGAGGCAACCACTGGGGACATCAGCTCAAACAGACAAGGGTTACAAGGAGCCACCCCCAGCTCCCCTCTTTGAGCCAGGGGAGTTGCTGTCTTGGTCCTTCTACAGGGCTGGGATTGCTGAGTTCATGGCCACTTTCCTCTTCTTGTACATCACTGTTTTGACTGTCATGGGTGTTTCCAGGGCACCTAATAAGTGCGCCTCTGTGGGTATTCAAGGGATTGCTTGGGCCTTTGGTGGTATGATCTTTGCCCTTGTCTACTGCACTGCTGGTATTTCAG GAGGACACATAAACCCAGCAGTGACCTTTGGTTTGTTCCTGGCAAGGAAGTTGTCCCTAACCAGGGCCATCTTCTACATAGTGATGCAGTGCCTGGGTGCCATCTGTGGTGCTGGTGTGGTCAAGGGGTTCCAACCTACCCAGTATCAGCTACTGGGTGGTGGGGCCAACGTTGTGAACCATGGCTACACCAAGGGGGATGGCCTTGGTGCTGAGATTGTTGGTACCTTTGTCCTTGTTTACACTGTCTTCTCTGCCACTGATGCCAAGAGAAATGCCAGAGACTCACATGTCCCT ATTTTGGCTCCTCTCCCCATTGGGTTTGCGGTGTTCTTGGTTCATTTGGCCACCATCCCCATCACAGGAACCGGCATAAATCCGGCCAGGAGTCTTGGAGCCGCCATCGTCTTCAACAGAGACCATGCATGGGATGACCAT TGGATCTTCTGGGTAGGACCCTTCATTGGAGCTGCTCTGGCTGCCCTTTACCACCAGATTGTTATCAGAGCCCTTCCTTTCACATCCAGGGCCTAA